A genomic stretch from Flavobacterium humidisoli includes:
- a CDS encoding SseB family protein codes for MGLFEIFKKKKTEFPENELEKCLMLAASNFSTQKEFYHKLLGSQLFIVTSENTISKFGSQTADENTTVQCFIFENGQIPIFTSINRIFEKGIMEKKAPYLSLKGQDLFESLNGATFILNPYSDFAKELLPKEIENLLNGKIYSRIVEQELENKKIQEFNKIFEQAGKKQEGLIFLDGYRKKELKESEKLKLEDSIKDFKKCLEIIPEHWQSMILMSKALQRLEKHQEALEQLELAFKLELENHIIPMEASLEAMHLKDIEKAIFYSEESLKRNPNDFALLGNHAMTLLIAKNDQEAKETIDKAIKLQPNDSINKNVESIIIDVIAGKRERPTFEDAVK; via the coding sequence ATGGGATTATTTGAAATATTCAAAAAAAAGAAAACTGAATTTCCTGAGAATGAATTAGAAAAATGTTTGATGCTAGCTGCGTCCAATTTTTCTACTCAAAAGGAATTTTATCACAAATTATTAGGGAGTCAATTATTTATAGTTACTAGTGAAAACACTATTTCGAAATTTGGATCTCAAACTGCAGATGAGAATACAACTGTTCAGTGTTTTATTTTTGAAAACGGACAAATTCCAATCTTTACATCAATAAATCGAATATTTGAAAAAGGAATAATGGAAAAAAAAGCTCCATATCTTAGTTTAAAAGGACAAGATTTGTTTGAATCTTTGAATGGAGCAACATTTATACTAAATCCTTACTCAGATTTTGCTAAAGAATTACTTCCTAAAGAAATTGAAAATCTTTTAAACGGCAAAATCTATAGCAGAATTGTCGAGCAGGAACTTGAGAATAAAAAAATTCAAGAATTTAATAAAATCTTTGAGCAGGCTGGAAAAAAGCAAGAGGGACTTATTTTTTTAGACGGCTATAGAAAAAAAGAACTGAAGGAATCCGAAAAATTAAAGCTTGAAGACTCTATAAAAGACTTCAAAAAATGTCTTGAGATAATTCCAGAACATTGGCAAAGTATGATATTAATGTCTAAAGCACTTCAAAGACTGGAAAAACATCAAGAAGCTCTTGAACAATTGGAATTAGCTTTTAAACTCGAATTAGAAAACCATATAATTCCTATGGAAGCCTCACTAGAGGCTATGCACTTGAAAGACATTGAGAAAGCAATATTTTATTCTGAGGAATCTCTAAAAAGAAACCCTAATGATTTCGCACTATTGGGTAATCACGCAATGACCTTACTTATTGCTAAAAATGATCAAGAAGCGAAAGAAACCATTGATAAGGCAATTAAATTACAGCCAAATGATTCTATAAATAAAAATGTTGAATCAATTATAATAGACGTTATAGCTGGAAAACGAGAAAGACCAACTTTTGAAGATGCTGTTAAATAA